The Bacteroides fragilis NCTC 9343 genome includes the window GAAGGTAAATCGACACTGGTGAAATGCATCATGAACGAAATAGAGCATGATGGAACACTGACTTTAGGGCACAACGTACAGATAGGATACTTTGCCCAGAATCAGGCATCGCTTCTGGATGAAAACCTGACTGTATTCCAGACAATCGATGATGTAGCCAAAGGCGAAATACGTAATAAAATACGCGACCTGCTGGGAGCGTTCATGTTTGGCGGACCGGAAGAGTCGATGAAAAAAGTAAAAGTACTCTCGGGAGGTGAACGTACCCGCCTGGCCATGATCAAACTGTTGCTGGAACCTGTGAATCTGCTGATTCTTGACGAACCGACCAATCACCTTGACCTGAAAACCAAAGATATCCTGAAACAGGCATTGAAAGATTTCGACGGTACACTGATCGTAGTATCACACGACCGTGACTTCCTGGACGGACTGGTGACCAAGGTATACGAATTCGGAAACCAAAAGGTGACCGAACATTTATGCGGTATCTATGAATTCCTTGATAAAAAGAAAATGGATTCGTTACGTGAATTGGAGAAATGATATCTCCGGATCTTATTCCCGTAAATTTAATATTCGATAACTAACATACGGCAACTTTTACCTGTTAAGTAAAACAGAGAAGTACAAAACCCATTTAATCAATTAAAAAAGAAACCGTATGAAGAAATTAGTTTTCTGTGCTGCTTTTATCGCAGCAATGTGCATGGCAGGCACTACTACTGCCCAAGCTCAGGACGTAAAAAAGAAAGAAGTCAAGAAAGAGCAATGTGACAAAAAAGACAGCAAAGCATGCTGTAAAAAGGAAGAAAAAGCATGTTGCAAGAAAGAAGCAGATAAGAAAACAACTGACGGATGTAAACACAAAGCTGATTGCAAGGCTAAAGCCGGATGCAAAGACAGCAAATGTACCAAAGACAAAGGAGGCAAAAAATAACAAACGTTTCCGACATTTCATTTAAGACAGGTATGTCGAAACTCACCACAGAGGACACAGAGTAACATGGAGTCGATTTTCGGTCGTTGATCATTAACAAAAAAAGGCTCTGTGATACTCCGTGGTAAAAAGTACGACGCATCTGTCTTTTTGTTTTTTAAGTAACACCGTTTGTTTTTTATCCAATGATAGACTATCTTTGCCTCGCAATAATCTAAATTAAGAATGAGGAATAAACGGTACATAGTCTCTTTTCTCCTTTTCATCAGCATGATCATGCTGGTCGTACCTGTTATCCCCCATCATCATCATGCCGATGGCGTGATTTGCATGAAGAACGACTTGACACCGGAACCCCAGTGTCCTAAACATCATCATCCGGGCAACGATTCGTGCTGCAATGACGGATGTATGACACGCCTCAACTCACCAACCCCTTCCGTACAGGCAGACAATAATCCTCATTACCTATTTACTGCCATCTTATTTACGGACTTTATCATAGAGAATTTATTCAGGCCCCAGGAGCGACGTATTAAGAATTATTACGCATACCGGGAGTCTCTCCACGGTACGGCTGTCAACCGTGCATTTGGCCTTCGTGCCCCTCCATACCCTGTTGTATAGGCTTCTAAGCCACATTTGGTAAGGTTAGGAATATCCGGACGGTTGGTTTAAAACCAACGGGAAGTTCCTTTAAAACCAACGACGCCTTGGTTTTAAGCCAAAGGTCTTTGGGTTTGAAACCTACAGAAACTCACTTTTCCGAATCATTAAAAGTAAAGAATTTATATCATCATGAAGAAACTTATCTTTATGGGAATCCTCGGATTGTTTATCCTGGGTTCCTGCAACAGTAAATCGGGTGGCAACCACGAAGGGCACGACCATGGAACAGAAGCACACGACCATGAACACGAAGCACACGACCATGAACACGAAGGGCACGACCATGAACACGAAGGCGAAGACCATGAAGGACATGATCACGAAGGTGACGAACACAGCCGGAGCAGTGAACCGGCTACCGGTCACAGTGACGAAATCATTCTGCCGAAAGCCAAAGCAGAAGCAGCCGGAGTGAAAACAAGTATTATAGAACCGGAAGTATTTGAACAAGTGATAAAAACAAGCGGACAAGTACTGGCCGCACAAGGTGACGAATCCGTAGCAGTAGCCACCGTAGCAGGAGTAGTCAGCTTTCGCGGTAAAGTGACCGAAGGCATGAGTGTAGGCAAAGGTACTGCACTGGTGACCATTTCATCCAGTAACATTGCCGATGGTGATCCCGTACAACGCGCCCGTATCGCTTACGATATATCCAGAAAGGAATATGAACGTATGCAAGCGCTGGTAAAGAATAAAATCGTATCCGATAAGGAATTCGCACAAGCCGAACAGAATTACGAAAATGCCCGGATCAGCTATGAGGCCCTTGCCAAAAATCATTCGGCAGGAGGACAGGCCGTAACCTCTCCCATCTCAGGATTTGTAAAAAACATCCTGGTGAAAGAAGGTGATTACGTAACCATCGGCCAGCCATTGGTCAGCATCACTCAAAACCGTCGCCTCTTCTTGCGTGCCGAAGTTTCGGAAAAATACTATCCGTCTCTGCGCACCATCGGTTCGGCCAATTTCAAAACTCCTTATGACAATAAGGTATACGAACTGAAAGAACTGAACGGCCGTCTTTTGTCATTCGGTAAATCGGCAGGAGAAAATTCGTTCTATGTACCGGTCACTTTCGAATTTGATAATAAAGGAGACATCATCCCGGGCTCGTTCGTTGAAGTATATTTGTTGTCGTCTCCCATGGAGAACGTACTGTCGCTTCCCCGCACGGCGCTGACCGAAGAACAGGGGCTTTTCTTCGCATACCTGCAACTGGATGAAGAAGGGTATAAAAAGCAGGAAGTCACCCTCGGAGCCGACAACGGCAAGAGCGTACAGGTACTTTCGGGTATCAAGGCCGGTGACCGGGTAGTGACCCAAGGTGCCTACCAGGTGAAACTGGCTTCGGCAAGTAACGCAATACCTGCACACAGCCACGAACACTAACGACAAGGCGCCACAGCCCGGTTTCCATGTGGTGCATAACAACTAACGAAAAAAGAATATGCTAAATAAAATCATACATTTCTCACTTCAGAACCGTATCTTGGTACTTGTAGCCTCGGTACTGTTACTGATTGGCGGAACTTATACCGCCATGCATACCGAAGTAGACGTGTTCCCCGACCTGAATGCACCGACGGTGGTCATCATGACCGAAGCCAACGGAATGGCAGCCGAAGAGGTGGAACAACTCGTGACTTTCCCCGTTGAAACAGCCGTAAACGGTGCCACCGGTGTGCGCCGGGTACGTTCATCTTCCACGAACGGATTCTCTGTCGTATGGGTAGAATTCGACTGGGGAACCGATATATACCTCGCCCGCCAGATTGTAAGCGAAAAGCTGGCCATCGTAGGTGAAGAACTGCCTTCAAATGTAGGCAAACCGACACTGGGTCCCCAATCCTCCATTCTGGGCGAAGTCCTGATTATCGGATTAACCGCCGACTCGACCTCCATGCTCGACCTGCGTACCATTGCCGACTGGACCATACGTCCGCGCCTGCTCTCTACCGGAGGTGTAGCACAGGTAGCTGTATTGGGAGGAGAGTTAAAAGAATATCAGATTCAACTCGATCCGGAACGTATGCGTCATTATGGCGTATCTATGAATGAGGTGATGACCGTCACCCGCGGCATGAACCTGAATGCCAACGGAGGTGTACTTTATGAATATGGTAACGAATACATTGTGCGTGGTGTACTCTCCACCGCAAACATAGAACAACTGGGTAAAGCGGTAGTAAAGAGTATCGACAGCGTACCTGTACTGCTGGAGGATATCGCTGATGTCCGGATCGGACCGAAAGCCCCCAAACTGGGAACGGCTTCGGAAAGAGGAAAACCTGCCGTACTGATGACCGTCACCAAACAGCCCGCCACCAGTACTCTGGAGTTGACCGACAAACTGGAAGCTTCGTTGCAAGACCTCCGGAAGAATCTTCCACCGGATGTAAAGGTATCTACCGATATCTTCCGTCAAAGCCGTTTCATCGACAGTTCCATCAGCAATGTAAAGAAGTCCCTTTTTGAAGGCGGTATCTTTGTAGTCATCGTCTTATTCCTGTTCCTTGCCAACGTGCGAACCACGATTATTTCGCTGGTGACCCTGCCGCTCTCACTGCTGGTATCCATCCTGACTCTACATTTCATGGGACTGACTATCAATACCATGAGTCTGGGAGGTATGGCCATCGCCATTGGTTCGCTGGTAGACGATGCCATTGTCGATGTAGAAAACGTATACAAGCGCCTGCGTGAAAACCGTCTCCTCCCGGAGAATGAACGTCTTTCGGTCATCCAGGTGGTATTCAACGCCTCCAAAGAGGTCCGTATGCCTATCTTGAACTCTACACTGATCATTGTGGTCAGTTTCGTACCTCTCTTTTTCCTTTCCGGTATGGAAGGACGCATGCTGGTTCCGCTGGGCATTGCCTTCATCGTAGCATTATTTGCCTCGACGATAGTGGCATTGACCCTGACCCCGGTACTTTGCTCCTACCTGCTGGGCAAAGAAAAAGGTGATAAGCTTCCGAAAGAAGCATTCGTAGCCCGCTGGATGAAAGGGGTATACGAAAAAGCACTGACTTGGGTGTTAATTCATAAACGCCTGACCTTGGGAAGCACCATCGGACTGTTCATCATTACCCTGGGATTCTTCTTCACGTTGGGACGCTCGTTCCTCCCTCCATTCAATGAAGGTTCATTCACCATCAACATCAGTTCGCTGCCGGGCATCTCACTCGAAGAGAGCGATAAGATGGGACACCGTGCCGAGGAACTTCTGCTCTCTATCCCCGAGATACAGACAGTGGCCCGCAAAACCGGACGTGCCGAACTGGACGAGCATGCTTTGGGAGTCAACGTCTCGGAAATAGAGGCACCGTTTGAACTGAAAGATCGTTCGCGCAACGAACTGATGGCAGACGTACGCGAAAAACTGGGTACTATCACCGGAGCAAACATCGAGATCGGACAACCGATCAGCCACCGTATCGATGCTATGCTCAGCGGTACCAAAGCCAATATCGCCATCAAACTGTTTGGTGACGACCTGAATAAAATGTTCTCACTGGGCAATCAGATAAAAGAAGCCATCGGCAATATCCCCGGCATTGCCGACCTGAATGTGGAACAACAGATTGAACGCCCGCAGCTCAAAATCACTCCCAAACGTGAAATGTTGGCTAAATACGGCATTACCCTGCCGGAATTTTCGGAATACATCAATGTGGCACTGGCCGGAGAGGTGATTTCGCAGGTTTACGAACAGGGTAAGAGTTTCGACCTGATTGTGAAAGTAAAGAATAACTTCCGTGACGAAGCCGAAAAGATACGCAACCTGATGGTCGACACCCAAGACGGTAAAAAAGTGCCCCTGAGTTATATTGCCGACGTAGCCTCGTCCATGGGGCCGAATACCATCAATCGCGAAAACGTAAAACGTAAGATCGTGATTTCCGCCAACGTAGCCGACCGCGACTTGCGGAGTGTGGTCAATGACATCCAAAAGCAAGTGGACGAACAAATCAAGCTCCCCGAAGGTTATCATATCGAATATGGTGGTCAGTTTGAAAGCGAACAGGCAGCCAGCCGTACATTGGCACTGACCTCCTTCATGTCCATCGTAGTGATCTTCCTGCTGCTGTATCATGAATTCCGCAGCGTGAAGGAATCGGCAGTTATCCTGATAAACCTGCCGCTGGCACTGATCGGCGGTGTGTTTGCCCTGCTGATCACAACCGGTGAAATCAGTATTCCGGCCATCATCGGTTTCATTTCGTTGTTTGGTATCGCTACCCGTAACGGTATGTTGCTTATCAGCCATTACAACCACCTGCAACAGGTAGAAGGTTTGGGAGTATACGAAAGCGTAATCCGCGGATCACTCGACCGTCTGAACCCGATTGTTATGACAGCCCTTTCGTCTGCCTTGGCACTGATACCGCTGGCATTGAGCGGAAGCCTGCCCGGTAACGAGATTCAGAGTCCGATGGCAAAAGTGATTCTGGGCGGTCTGCTCACATCGACTTTCCTGAACGGATTCATTATCCCGATTGTTTACCTGATGATGAACGGAAAAAGAAAATAATAAGAACTTCAATAATTATATGAAACGAATAACCATACTTGCCGCTACCCTCTTCGCGCTATCCGGACTGCAAGCGCAAACCGGTATAGACGGGGTGCTGCGCAACATTGAAACCAATAATAAAGAGTTGCAAGCCAATGCGCAATTGATTGCCTCTCAAAAACTGGAAACCCGGACAGACAACAATCTGCCTGATCCGACTCTTTCGTATGCCCATTTGTGGAATAATAAAGACAAGAATAATACGATCGGAGAACTTGTAGTCTCCCAGAGCTTTGATTTTCCGAGCCTGTATGCTACCCGCAATCAACTGAACCGGCTGAAAGCCGGTGCTTTTGACGGGCAGAAGAGTGTATTCCGTCAGGGCATCCTGCTACAGGCAAAAGATGTGTGCCTGGATATCATCATGCTGCGAAAGCAACAGCAGATACTGACCGAACGGCTGCGAAACGCCGAAGAGCTCTCAGCCATGTACGCCAAGCGTTTGCAAACAGGAGACGCCAATGTAATCGAAACCAATAAGATCAATCTGGAATTGCTGAACGTGAAGACAGAAGCGTCACTAAACGAAACTGCTTTACGCAATAAGATTCAGGAACTGACTGCACTGAACGGAAACATACCGGTCGTGTTTGAAGATGCTGACTATCCGGCTGTCATCTTCCCTTCCAACTACGAAGAACTGAAAACTGAAGTCCTGGCATCGGACTATACCCTCCAGGCACTCAACAGCGAAAGTGCCGCTGCCCGCAAACAGATTGCGGTCAACAAGTCGCAATGGCTACCCAAGCTGGAACTAGGTTACCGTCGTAACACTGAATCGGGCGAGCCGTTCAACGGAGTTGTAGTAGGGTTCTCGTTCCCACTATTCGAGAATCGCAATAAAGTAAAGATAGCTAAAGCCCAGTCGCTCAATGTCGACCTGCAAAGGGCTAATACTTCGGTACAGGTAGAATCGGAACTGACCCAGCTCTATCGTGAAGCCCATACCTTGCGCACTTCAATGGAAGAATACGAGAAGACTTTTCAGGCGCAACAGGACTTATCCCTGCTGAAACAAGCATTGACGGGCGGACAAATCAGTATGATAGAATACTTTGTAGAAGTATCGGTAGTCTATCAGAGCAAACAGAACTATCTGCAACTGGAGAATCAGTACCAGAAGGCAATGGCAAAGATATATAAGAATAAACTGTAGAGAAGGAGGAATGTGCCAAAAATTGTATTCACCACAGATTACACGGATTAACACAGATAAATATCTCTGATTATCTGTTGATTAATTTCATTCTGTGTTAATCTGGGTAATCTGTGGTGAATTATGGCACACCCGGTTATAGCTCCTGCCCGTTCATTGTTAGTTATTCCTCCATATCGGGCAAATAGAAATTAAACTCAGGCGAACGGTCTGCCACCAACTGCCCGTCCTTTATCAACAATTCTGCCACCTGTGCCGATGAACGGCGCAAATGATAAGGGATGTTACCGTCTTCATCTTTGGTCTCTTCGGAATGTGCCTTACGCCCGGGATGGGTAAAATAGATAACATAAGCCTTATCTCCTACCACAACCACATCACCATGCGCACCGCTCGGCGTATCTTCGGGACGGGTACCGGGTTTATCTAGAATCACTCCCTGCTTCTCCCATGTGGTGGCATCTTTTGAACGATACACACGCATGCCGTGCCATTCGTCGGTAAGCATCCAGTAATAACCTCCGAAACGGAATACCTTAGGCCCTTCCTGGCGACTTTGGTCAATCACCGGTGTATCATTCAGCGTCCAGTGGAACAGATCATCACTTTCTGCCGTCATGATAGCCGCATTACGGGTTTCATCTTTATACCAGGCACGCCATTTTCCATCGGGCATCCGGAAGAAAGTCGCATCGATCGTTTTATCGGATGACAGCTTCACAAAGCCTTCAAATTTCCAGTCCCACATGTTCTTACTTGTATAGTGAGCCATGCGCGCATGTCCGCCCCAATCGGTTCGTACCCCCTCGATATAAGATACGAACAAATGATATACCCCATTGAAGTTTACCACCTCCGGAGCCCAGAAAGTGTTCTTTCCTCTCTCCATATTGAGGTCGAGTACTCCACGATAAACCCACGTCCTGCCATGGTCACGGCTGGAAGCGATACCGATATCATTTCCATAGCAATAAGCTACGTTCCCGGCATTCACATTGGCCCGGCGCTGTGTATACAGCATCCACCAACTGCGGTCTTCTTTATTCCAGACTACGACCGGATCGGCCACTCCGTCATAAACAGGATCTCTGTAAAGAGGAGCCGGAGCAGTTTGTTTCACCTCTTCGGGATTTCCACCCGTCATTTGTGCGGATACGAACCCGCTGCATGCCAACAGGCATGACGCAATCATTGTTCTAATCATTTGTGTTTTATTTTGAGAATTAAGTTTGTGTCTGTCAGCCGCTCCGTCACGGAACGGGCACGAATTTAAAATATCCGGTATGATAACTGGAAGTTAAGCACAGGATAAGCTTTAAAGTTTTTCAGGAACTTATTGAAACGGCTCAGGTCCTGATCGATCGCCTCTTCCACAATCTTTCCGGTAGTGGCTTCAATCTTCGGATTACCATGGAACATAGCTCCCAATTCGAACTTGAACCCTACGCGTGAATGAGCTACTGAACGTCCGAATCCAATACCTACATAAGGTTTCACGGCATTGGTCTTCAAAGCTGCTTCCACACGTCCGTCCGCTCCCGGCTCGATAATGATATCTCCCACCTCTATCCGTTCGTCTGTCTGTCCCGATACTTTCAGGATGGATGAAGTACCGAACAGCAGTCCGGCGGTCACATGAAAGACGAATCTCTTGAATGGAAAATAGTCGAGCAAAAGCATGCCGTTTGTCATATTTGCTTTTGCTTTCAGAGGAACGGTATAGTATTTATCCGGATTGTAACCGGTACGAGTACCGGCATCCTGAATCAACTGATCATCACGAATTCCGTCATAATCGTAATTACACTTGAACTTCAGTAAAGAGAATCCGGCACGAAGTCCCAGATAGTCATTCAACAGAGCAGCAACCTGGAGTCCTCCCCCAGTGTTCCGGCATTCAGCGAAACGGATAAATGGCTGAAAGGCTTCACCTTATCCGGTCCCGTCTGGGCCATAACCGGGAT containing:
- a CDS encoding DUF6769 family protein; translation: MRNKRYIVSFLLFISMIMLVVPVIPHHHHADGVICMKNDLTPEPQCPKHHHPGNDSCCNDGCMTRLNSPTPSVQADNNPHYLFTAILFTDFIIENLFRPQERRIKNYYAYRESLHGTAVNRAFGLRAPPYPVV
- a CDS encoding efflux RND transporter periplasmic adaptor subunit; this translates as MKKLIFMGILGLFILGSCNSKSGGNHEGHDHGTEAHDHEHEAHDHEHEGHDHEHEGEDHEGHDHEGDEHSRSSEPATGHSDEIILPKAKAEAAGVKTSIIEPEVFEQVIKTSGQVLAAQGDESVAVATVAGVVSFRGKVTEGMSVGKGTALVTISSSNIADGDPVQRARIAYDISRKEYERMQALVKNKIVSDKEFAQAEQNYENARISYEALAKNHSAGGQAVTSPISGFVKNILVKEGDYVTIGQPLVSITQNRRLFLRAEVSEKYYPSLRTIGSANFKTPYDNKVYELKELNGRLLSFGKSAGENSFYVPVTFEFDNKGDIIPGSFVEVYLLSSPMENVLSLPRTALTEEQGLFFAYLQLDEEGYKKQEVTLGADNGKSVQVLSGIKAGDRVVTQGAYQVKLASASNAIPAHSHEH
- a CDS encoding efflux RND transporter permease subunit, producing the protein MLNKIIHFSLQNRILVLVASVLLLIGGTYTAMHTEVDVFPDLNAPTVVIMTEANGMAAEEVEQLVTFPVETAVNGATGVRRVRSSSTNGFSVVWVEFDWGTDIYLARQIVSEKLAIVGEELPSNVGKPTLGPQSSILGEVLIIGLTADSTSMLDLRTIADWTIRPRLLSTGGVAQVAVLGGELKEYQIQLDPERMRHYGVSMNEVMTVTRGMNLNANGGVLYEYGNEYIVRGVLSTANIEQLGKAVVKSIDSVPVLLEDIADVRIGPKAPKLGTASERGKPAVLMTVTKQPATSTLELTDKLEASLQDLRKNLPPDVKVSTDIFRQSRFIDSSISNVKKSLFEGGIFVVIVLFLFLANVRTTIISLVTLPLSLLVSILTLHFMGLTINTMSLGGMAIAIGSLVDDAIVDVENVYKRLRENRLLPENERLSVIQVVFNASKEVRMPILNSTLIIVVSFVPLFFLSGMEGRMLVPLGIAFIVALFASTIVALTLTPVLCSYLLGKEKGDKLPKEAFVARWMKGVYEKALTWVLIHKRLTLGSTIGLFIITLGFFFTLGRSFLPPFNEGSFTINISSLPGISLEESDKMGHRAEELLLSIPEIQTVARKTGRAELDEHALGVNVSEIEAPFELKDRSRNELMADVREKLGTITGANIEIGQPISHRIDAMLSGTKANIAIKLFGDDLNKMFSLGNQIKEAIGNIPGIADLNVEQQIERPQLKITPKREMLAKYGITLPEFSEYINVALAGEVISQVYEQGKSFDLIVKVKNNFRDEAEKIRNLMVDTQDGKKVPLSYIADVASSMGPNTINRENVKRKIVISANVADRDLRSVVNDIQKQVDEQIKLPEGYHIEYGGQFESEQAASRTLALTSFMSIVVIFLLLYHEFRSVKESAVILINLPLALIGGVFALLITTGEISIPAIIGFISLFGIATRNGMLLISHYNHLQQVEGLGVYESVIRGSLDRLNPIVMTALSSALALIPLALSGSLPGNEIQSPMAKVILGGLLTSTFLNGFIIPIVYLMMNGKRK
- a CDS encoding TolC family protein codes for the protein MKRITILAATLFALSGLQAQTGIDGVLRNIETNNKELQANAQLIASQKLETRTDNNLPDPTLSYAHLWNNKDKNNTIGELVVSQSFDFPSLYATRNQLNRLKAGAFDGQKSVFRQGILLQAKDVCLDIIMLRKQQQILTERLRNAEELSAMYAKRLQTGDANVIETNKINLELLNVKTEASLNETALRNKIQELTALNGNIPVVFEDADYPAVIFPSNYEELKTEVLASDYTLQALNSESAAARKQIAVNKSQWLPKLELGYRRNTESGEPFNGVVVGFSFPLFENRNKVKIAKAQSLNVDLQRANTSVQVESELTQLYREAHTLRTSMEEYEKTFQAQQDLSLLKQALTGGQISMIEYFVEVSVVYQSKQNYLQLENQYQKAMAKIYKNKL
- a CDS encoding family 43 glycosylhydrolase, which translates into the protein MIRTMIASCLLACSGFVSAQMTGGNPEEVKQTAPAPLYRDPVYDGVADPVVVWNKEDRSWWMLYTQRRANVNAGNVAYCYGNDIGIASSRDHGRTWVYRGVLDLNMERGKNTFWAPEVVNFNGVYHLFVSYIEGVRTDWGGHARMAHYTSKNMWDWKFEGFVKLSSDKTIDATFFRMPDGKWRAWYKDETRNAAIMTAESDDLFHWTLNDTPVIDQSRQEGPKVFRFGGYYWMLTDEWHGMRVYRSKDATTWEKQGVILDKPGTRPEDTPSGAHGDVVVVGDKAYVIYFTHPGRKAHSEETKDEDGNIPYHLRRSSAQVAELLIKDGQLVADRSPEFNFYLPDMEE